The following coding sequences lie in one Rhodospirillales bacterium genomic window:
- a CDS encoding aldehyde dehydrogenase family protein, translating into MNKISGRPIPEGLPSKMVIGGERVDAVRGKRFATLDPATGVAFAEVPAGGPEDVDRAVAAAKKALKGPWFKTSPAERGRILTRTAALIRRDKEKLARIETLDCGKPLRESLGDIETAAGYFEYYAGIADKLQGDTIPLGPDFISFTLHEPVGVTAHIIPWNYPLVTTARGIAPALAAGNTAVVKPAEQTPLTAILLADLLAEAGLPAGVYNVVTGFGPDAGAPLTAHPDVAHVTFTGSVPTGKAVMKAAADHVASVTLELGGKSPVVVLADADLDAAVEGTLKAIYTNAGQVCSAGSRLVVERRLHNAMMERLVARAEKLVLGHGLDDAPLGPLVSDEQLKRVSGFVAEAKKRGVTVATGGKPAAVAGLEGGYFFAPTIFDNVKATDEVAQEEIFGPVLTVQVVDSPEEAVAIGNSTRYGLVAGIYTADIGKALRFARDIDAGQVFINQYFAGGVSTPFGGVKNSGFGREKGLAALTSYFRVKCVTAKI; encoded by the coding sequence ATGAATAAAATTTCCGGCCGGCCCATTCCCGAAGGATTGCCGAGCAAGATGGTGATCGGCGGCGAACGCGTCGATGCCGTTCGCGGCAAGCGCTTCGCCACGCTCGATCCGGCGACCGGGGTCGCTTTCGCCGAGGTTCCCGCCGGCGGACCCGAGGATGTCGATCGCGCGGTCGCCGCCGCCAAGAAAGCCCTCAAGGGGCCGTGGTTCAAGACGTCGCCCGCCGAACGCGGCCGGATTCTCACCCGCACCGCCGCCCTTATCCGCCGCGACAAGGAGAAGCTCGCGCGGATCGAGACTCTCGATTGCGGCAAGCCTTTGCGCGAATCCTTGGGCGACATTGAAACCGCCGCCGGCTATTTCGAGTATTACGCCGGCATCGCCGACAAATTGCAGGGCGATACCATTCCTCTCGGCCCCGACTTTATTTCCTTCACCCTGCACGAGCCGGTCGGCGTCACCGCCCACATCATTCCTTGGAATTATCCCCTGGTGACGACGGCGCGCGGCATCGCGCCCGCCCTTGCCGCCGGTAACACCGCCGTGGTCAAGCCGGCCGAACAAACGCCGCTGACCGCGATCCTACTGGCCGATCTTCTCGCCGAGGCCGGGCTGCCGGCTGGAGTCTACAATGTCGTCACCGGCTTCGGTCCCGACGCCGGCGCGCCCCTGACCGCGCATCCCGACGTGGCGCACGTCACCTTCACCGGCTCGGTGCCCACCGGCAAGGCGGTGATGAAGGCCGCCGCCGACCATGTCGCCTCGGTCACCCTCGAACTCGGCGGCAAGTCGCCGGTGGTGGTGCTGGCCGACGCCGATCTGGACGCCGCCGTCGAAGGCACCTTGAAGGCGATCTACACCAACGCCGGACAGGTCTGCTCGGCCGGTTCGCGCCTGGTGGTCGAGCGCCGCCTGCACAACGCCATGATGGAACGCTTGGTGGCGCGCGCGGAAAAATTGGTGCTCGGCCACGGCCTCGACGATGCGCCGCTCGGCCCCCTGGTATCCGACGAACAACTGAAGCGCGTGAGCGGTTTCGTCGCCGAAGCGAAGAAGCGCGGCGTCACCGTGGCGACCGGCGGCAAGCCCGCGGCGGTTGCCGGGCTCGAAGGCGGCTACTTCTTCGCGCCGACCATCTTCGATAACGTCAAAGCGACCGACGAAGTGGCGCAGGAAGAAATCTTCGGACCGGTACTGACGGTCCAGGTGGTCGATTCGCCCGAGGAAGCGGTCGCCATCGGCAATTCCACCCGCTACGGCCTGGTGGCCGGCATCTACACCGCCGACATCGGCAAGGCGCTCCGCTTCGCGCGCGACATCGACGCCGGTCAGGTGTTCATCAACCAGTACTTCGCGGGCGGCGTCTCGACCCCCTTCGGCGGGGTCAAGAACAGCGGCTTCGGCCGGGAAAAGGGCCTGGCGGCCTTAACCAGCTATTTCCGCGTCAAGTGCGTCACCGCTAAGATTTAA
- a CDS encoding xanthine dehydrogenase family protein subunit M, with translation MYATFDLDRPGDLAGALALLKAKGAVALAGGTNLIVDVRAGRENPRRVVSLDKLDSLRGIRQAGGKVAIGGRTTVTDLLRSPIIAKTAPALVESARQFAGQMVRNTATVAGNIACGSPAADLVPPLFALDAELTLASPRGQRTVPIASYFTGYKKDVRRPGELITRISWKAPPPRSRALFYKLARRKGDAITVVGVAVALDIERGICRRARIALGAVAPTVFRAREAEAMLEGQTLTPALIESAAKAAAAAARPIDDVRASAAYRRHGVHVLVRRLLGQAWEQLS, from the coding sequence ATGTACGCGACTTTCGATCTCGACCGCCCCGGCGATCTCGCCGGCGCCCTTGCCTTGCTCAAGGCCAAGGGGGCGGTCGCCCTGGCGGGCGGCACCAATCTCATCGTCGACGTGCGCGCCGGGCGGGAAAATCCCCGCCGGGTGGTTTCCCTCGACAAGCTCGACTCCTTGCGCGGCATCCGCCAGGCAGGCGGCAAGGTCGCGATCGGCGGGCGCACCACGGTCACCGATCTGCTGCGTTCGCCGATTATCGCCAAGACCGCGCCTGCCCTGGTCGAGTCCGCGCGGCAGTTCGCCGGACAGATGGTCCGCAACACCGCGACCGTCGCTGGCAACATCGCCTGCGGCTCGCCCGCGGCCGATCTGGTTCCGCCGCTGTTCGCGCTCGACGCCGAATTGACCCTGGCGTCGCCGCGCGGGCAACGGACGGTGCCGATCGCTTCCTATTTCACCGGCTACAAGAAAGACGTCCGCCGTCCGGGCGAACTCATTACCCGCATTTCGTGGAAAGCGCCGCCGCCGCGTTCGCGCGCCTTGTTCTACAAGCTTGCGCGGCGCAAGGGCGACGCGATCACCGTGGTCGGCGTCGCCGTGGCGCTGGACATCGAGCGCGGCATCTGCCGTCGGGCCCGTATCGCCCTCGGCGCCGTGGCGCCGACCGTGTTCCGGGCGCGCGAGGCCGAGGCCATGCTCGAGGGCCAGACCCTGACCCCGGCGCTGATCGAATCCGCCGCCAAGGCCGCGGCCGCGGCCGCGCGCCCGATCGACGACGTGCGCGCGTCCGCCGCCTATCGCCGCCACGGCGTCCACGTGCTCGTCCGCCGCCTGCTCGGGCAGGCGTGGGAACAGTTATCCTGA
- a CDS encoding (2Fe-2S)-binding protein, giving the protein MPKDRALALRVNGRTVEVEIPPHRTLLEALRDTGFVDVKRGCEKGDCGACAVLIDGVAVDACLTLAWTVEGRDIVTAAGLGTHENMHPLQKTFVEKGAIQCGYCTPGLIVAAQSLISMTPNPSEEDIRVGLSGNLCRCTGYAKVFEAVREAAAEVRNQRSRR; this is encoded by the coding sequence ATGCCCAAGGACCGCGCCCTCGCGCTTCGGGTCAACGGCCGCACCGTCGAGGTCGAGATCCCGCCCCACCGCACACTGCTCGAGGCGCTGCGCGACACCGGCTTCGTCGACGTCAAGCGCGGTTGCGAAAAGGGCGATTGCGGCGCTTGCGCGGTATTGATCGACGGCGTCGCGGTCGATGCCTGCCTGACGCTGGCATGGACGGTCGAAGGCCGCGACATCGTCACCGCCGCCGGCCTCGGCACCCACGAAAACATGCACCCGCTGCAGAAGACGTTCGTCGAGAAGGGCGCGATCCAATGCGGCTATTGTACGCCCGGCCTGATCGTCGCCGCGCAATCGTTGATCAGCATGACACCGAACCCGAGCGAGGAGGATATTCGCGTCGGCCTCAGCGGCAACCTGTGCCGCTGCACCGGCTACGCCAAGGTGTTCGAGGCGGTGCGCGAGGCGGCCGCCGAAGTGCGCAACCAGAGGAGCCGGCGATGA
- a CDS encoding SDR family oxidoreductase gives MKLANKNAIVTGAAKGMGAAITTTLAREGADLLLTARDIQALEEVAKEVKALGRKAHIVACDVTVESQVAAMAQKAKEVFGGRIDILVNVAGVTGPIETPVQDIKVEDFDYVIHANVRGTFLPIKHVVPAMIAQKSGKIVNIGGTSGLRGYPMRTSYSASKWAVRGITRTVALEVGKHNINVNVVCPGIVETPRMEKLCQEKARVREWTYEQVYEEYVQDMALKRVTTPQDVANAVLFMCSEESRNITGQELAVDGGWDV, from the coding sequence ATGAAACTCGCCAACAAGAACGCGATCGTGACCGGCGCGGCCAAAGGTATGGGCGCAGCCATCACCACGACGCTCGCGCGCGAAGGTGCCGATCTGTTGCTCACCGCGCGCGACATTCAGGCGCTCGAAGAGGTCGCGAAGGAAGTCAAGGCGCTCGGCCGCAAAGCCCATATCGTCGCCTGCGACGTGACCGTGGAAAGCCAGGTCGCGGCGATGGCGCAGAAGGCGAAAGAGGTGTTCGGCGGCCGTATCGACATCCTGGTCAATGTCGCGGGCGTTACCGGCCCGATCGAAACCCCGGTCCAGGACATCAAGGTCGAGGATTTCGACTACGTCATCCACGCCAATGTGCGCGGCACCTTCCTGCCGATCAAGCACGTGGTGCCGGCTATGATTGCCCAGAAAAGCGGCAAGATCGTCAACATCGGCGGCACGTCGGGCCTGCGCGGCTATCCCATGCGCACATCCTACAGCGCGTCGAAATGGGCGGTGCGCGGCATCACCCGCACCGTCGCCCTCGAGGTCGGCAAGCACAACATCAACGTCAACGTGGTTTGCCCCGGCATCGTCGAGACGCCGCGCATGGAAAAGCTGTGCCAGGAAAAGGCGCGCGTGCGCGAATGGACCTACGAGCAGGTCTACGAAGAATACGTGCAAGACATGGCGCTGAAGCGCGTGACCACGCCCCAGGACGTCGCCAACGCCGTGCTCTTCATGTGCAGCGAGGAAAGCCGCAATATCACCGGCCAGGAACTCGCCGTCGACGGCGGTTGGGACGTCTAG